A portion of the Arcobacter sp. LA11 genome contains these proteins:
- a CDS encoding valine--tRNA ligase — protein MSEKYEPSKVEDNYYKICEDRGYFEIDGNKSIQEEGKNFSIMMPPPNVTGSLHIGHALTFTLQDIITRYKRMDGFKTLWQPGTDHAGIATQNVVEKQLLAEGTTKEEIGREKFLERAWLQKETSGGNIVHQMRKLGVTPAWKRERFTMDSGLKEAVKEAFISLYNDGHITQNNYMVNWCTHDGALSDIEVEHEEINGKFYHMIYKFADGSGELQVATTRPETYFGDTAIMVHPDDSRYTDIIGKEVLLPLTDRTIKVITDSHVDMEFGTGIVKVTPAHDQNDYEVGKRHDLEFIKVFDEKGILNEYCGEFAGLERLEARPVIVKALENAGYIVKIEDHIHQVGHCYRCKNIVEPFISQQWFLSEKIAKSSIDKTKAHNNFHPQHWINSYTAWMDELRPWCISRQLWWGHRIPVFTCNDCNHQWADKADEPEACPKCSSKNIIQDPDVLDTWFSSALWAMSPLGWGNNGQLQELYDEVQDMKDFYPNSLLITGFDIMFFWVARMMMMGDHFQGELPFKDIYMHALVRDEHGAKMSKSKGNVIDPLDMVEEHSADIIRFTLAYLAVQGRDIKLGAKNLEQFRNFTNKLYNASNFLTLNVDTFADLKDIEIKTPLGKYMQSRLSHAVEDVRSTLEAFKFNESASILYKFVWTEFCDWGIEYSKASKESISELGAIFKETLKMVSPFMPFISDYLYHKLSGSSIEDGADSLMVCNFPKEIAKDEDIEAMFEIIEEAITALRRAKVVIDMGNSKIAKAYIKLDKQIDTTVAKPFIEKLAKVTDIEFVKSKVENSITDVSDNLEVYLPTSEIDMSPIIDKLTKQKEKTEKEVNKLNGMLSNERFVANAPESVVLENKKALEEARNKLEKIENELKAIS, from the coding sequence ATGAGTGAGAAATACGAACCATCAAAAGTAGAAGATAACTATTATAAAATCTGTGAAGATAGAGGTTATTTTGAAATTGATGGAAACAAATCTATTCAAGAAGAGGGTAAGAACTTTTCAATTATGATGCCACCACCTAATGTAACAGGTAGCTTACATATAGGTCATGCACTTACATTTACATTACAAGATATTATTACTAGATACAAAAGAATGGACGGGTTTAAAACTCTTTGGCAACCTGGAACTGACCATGCTGGTATTGCAACTCAAAATGTTGTTGAAAAACAACTTTTAGCTGAAGGTACTACAAAAGAAGAAATTGGAAGAGAAAAATTTCTAGAAAGAGCATGGTTACAAAAAGAGACTTCAGGTGGGAATATTGTTCATCAAATGAGAAAACTAGGAGTTACTCCCGCTTGGAAAAGAGAAAGATTTACAATGGATTCTGGTCTTAAAGAGGCTGTAAAAGAAGCATTTATATCTTTATATAATGATGGTCATATTACTCAGAATAATTATATGGTTAACTGGTGTACACATGATGGTGCATTATCTGATATTGAAGTTGAACATGAAGAGATTAATGGTAAATTTTATCATATGATTTATAAGTTTGCTGATGGTTCAGGAGAATTACAAGTAGCTACTACAAGACCTGAAACATACTTTGGGGATACAGCTATTATGGTTCATCCTGATGATTCTAGATACACAGATATTATTGGAAAAGAAGTATTATTACCATTAACAGATAGAACTATTAAGGTTATTACTGATTCTCATGTTGATATGGAGTTTGGAACAGGTATTGTAAAGGTTACTCCTGCACATGACCAAAATGACTACGAAGTGGGTAAAAGACACGATTTAGAATTTATCAAAGTGTTTGATGAAAAAGGTATTTTAAATGAATACTGTGGAGAGTTTGCAGGGCTTGAAAGACTTGAAGCTAGACCAGTTATTGTAAAAGCTTTAGAAAATGCAGGATATATTGTTAAAATCGAAGACCATATTCACCAAGTAGGGCATTGTTATAGATGTAAAAATATTGTTGAACCGTTTATTTCTCAGCAATGGTTCTTATCTGAAAAAATAGCAAAATCTTCTATTGATAAAACAAAAGCACATAATAATTTCCATCCACAACATTGGATTAATTCATATACTGCATGGATGGATGAATTAAGACCATGGTGTATTTCTAGACAATTATGGTGGGGACATAGAATTCCAGTATTCACGTGTAATGATTGTAATCATCAATGGGCTGATAAAGCTGATGAACCAGAAGCTTGTCCTAAATGTTCTTCTAAAAATATAATTCAAGATCCAGATGTTCTTGATACTTGGTTTTCATCTGCACTATGGGCAATGTCACCATTAGGTTGGGGAAATAATGGTCAACTTCAAGAGTTATATGATGAAGTTCAAGATATGAAAGACTTTTATCCAAATTCACTTTTAATTACTGGGTTTGACATTATGTTCTTCTGGGTTGCTAGAATGATGATGATGGGTGATCATTTCCAAGGAGAACTACCTTTTAAAGACATTTATATGCATGCACTAGTACGTGATGAACATGGTGCTAAAATGTCTAAATCAAAAGGTAATGTAATTGACCCTCTTGATATGGTTGAAGAGCATTCAGCTGATATTATCAGATTTACATTGGCTTATTTAGCGGTTCAAGGAAGAGATATTAAACTTGGTGCTAAAAACTTAGAGCAGTTTAGAAACTTTACAAATAAATTATATAATGCCTCTAATTTCTTAACATTAAATGTTGATACATTTGCTGATTTAAAAGATATAGAAATTAAAACTCCACTTGGAAAGTATATGCAATCTAGACTTTCTCACGCTGTTGAGGATGTAAGAAGTACTCTTGAAGCTTTTAAGTTTAATGAGTCTGCATCAATTTTATATAAATTTGTATGGACAGAGTTTTGTGATTGGGGTATTGAGTACTCTAAAGCTTCAAAAGAATCAATCTCTGAATTAGGTGCAATTTTCAAAGAGACATTAAAAATGGTTTCTCCTTTTATGCCATTTATTTCTGATTATTTATATCACAAATTATCAGGTTCTTCAATAGAAGATGGTGCTGATTCCTTAATGGTTTGCAACTTCCCTAAAGAAATAGCTAAAGATGAAGATATTGAAGCGATGTTTGAAATCATTGAAGAAGCAATTACAGCACTTAGACGTGCTAAAGTAGTCATTGATATGGGTAACTCTAAAATTGCCAAAGCATATATTAAATTAGATAAACAGATTGATACAACTGTTGCTAAACCATTTATTGAAAAACTTGCAAAAGTTACAGATATAGAATTTGTAAAATCAAAAGTTGAAAACTCAATTACAGATGTATCTGATAACCTAGAAGTTTATTTACCAACAAGTGAAATTGATATGAGTCCAATTATTGATAAATTAACTAAACAAAAAGAGAAAACAGAAAAAGAAGTAAATAAATTAAATGGGATGCTTTCAAATGAAAGATTCGTAGCAAATGCTCCTGAATCTGTGGTTCTTGAGAATAAAAAAGCTTTAGAAGAAGCTAGAAATAAATTAGAAAAAATTGAAAACGAATTAAAAGCTATTTCATAA
- a CDS encoding histidine phosphatase family protein, whose product MIRHGESTCNTFNRLAGKIDVPLTYLGKRQALEGSKKCKDLVFDKIYVSPLQRAFETANIVLNNHSISKKNFYVDSRLKERDFGDFTLENKSILQKIHGIKEYEKAVNLDSQKMKRGETYQEFSGRVIDFFYKEIVPALEAGDKVIVISHKYVIELFCNLILEKPIEKKFDLRLPNAEVLEADKLLQYTKHENEKANIFKDWLVIHHHWVFTISLFIGLIMGYFQIKIETDPIILLSILMVATAITMARINIENSIEYIYDKNTLFLVFIRYLILPSIFILTIYFSTIKLNEVIATTILFLSAPTAIIALTISRSVGGFIMPTLSFTILASIVSLIPFTLAMSLFFNNNPFFVFYICFFVTGLSLLIPYLFILQARKLKPIRTAKIGERYAFLSILLISIFIILVSMSLGPISFVKILIATAIAVGLRVIAAIFSLSSHINSLDTYISMAYPNIFLIIVIASMIGHSLIEEIAILFLLPMFLLSIFDNWYSKFFYIQTNDTRLHSILNISKEN is encoded by the coding sequence ATGATTAGACATGGAGAATCAACATGTAATACATTCAACCGCCTTGCTGGTAAAATCGATGTTCCATTGACTTATCTTGGTAAAAGACAAGCACTTGAAGGTTCAAAGAAATGTAAAGACTTAGTATTTGACAAGATATATGTATCCCCACTTCAAAGAGCATTTGAAACTGCAAATATAGTATTAAATAACCATTCTATTAGTAAAAAAAACTTTTATGTTGATAGTAGGTTAAAAGAAAGAGACTTTGGAGATTTCACATTAGAGAACAAGTCTATTTTACAAAAAATACATGGAATAAAAGAATATGAAAAAGCAGTAAACTTAGATAGTCAAAAAATGAAAAGAGGAGAAACCTATCAAGAATTCTCTGGTCGTGTAATAGATTTCTTCTATAAAGAAATTGTTCCTGCTTTAGAAGCAGGAGACAAGGTCATTGTAATTTCACATAAATACGTAATTGAACTTTTTTGTAACTTAATACTTGAAAAACCAATTGAAAAAAAATTTGATTTAAGACTTCCAAATGCTGAAGTTCTTGAAGCGGATAAATTATTACAATATACAAAACATGAAAATGAAAAAGCTAATATATTTAAAGATTGGTTAGTAATCCATCATCATTGGGTTTTTACAATTAGTTTATTTATAGGATTGATTATGGGTTATTTCCAAATAAAAATTGAAACTGATCCAATAATTTTATTATCTATTTTAATGGTAGCTACAGCAATAACTATGGCTAGAATTAATATAGAAAATTCTATAGAATATATTTACGATAAAAATACCTTGTTCTTAGTGTTTATACGGTATTTAATTCTTCCTTCTATTTTCATATTAACTATCTATTTTTCTACAATTAAATTAAATGAGGTTATTGCTACAACAATTCTGTTCTTATCAGCACCTACAGCAATAATTGCTCTTACTATAAGTAGATCTGTTGGTGGATTTATTATGCCAACACTTTCATTTACAATATTAGCATCAATAGTAAGTCTCATACCATTTACACTAGCGATGTCATTATTTTTTAATAACAATCCATTTTTTGTTTTTTATATATGTTTTTTTGTAACTGGTCTTTCATTACTAATTCCATACCTCTTTATTTTGCAAGCAAGAAAATTAAAACCAATCAGAACTGCTAAAATTGGAGAAAGATATGCATTTTTATCAATACTACTTATTTCTATTTTTATAATTTTAGTTTCGATGAGTCTTGGACCTATTTCATTTGTAAAAATATTAATAGCAACTGCAATTGCAGTTGGGCTAAGAGTTATTGCAGCTATATTTTCCCTTAGTAGTCATATAAATTCGTTAGATACTTATATTTCTATGGCTTATCCAAATATATTTTTAATTATTGTAATAGCTTCAATGATAGGACATTCATTAATAGAAGAAATAGCTATACTTTTTTTACTGCCAATGTTTTTATTATCTATATTTGATAATTGGTACTCAAAGTTTTTTTATATTCAAACAAATGATACTAGATTACATAGTATTTTGAATATTTCAAAAGAGAATTAA
- a CDS encoding ATP-dependent helicase codes for MPLSNLNKEQLSAATCDRGYNLIIASAGTGKTSTIVGRIANLINNGTKPEEILLLTFTNKAAAEMVARVAKFFGKDIAKQIMAGTFHSVSYKLLKQLEVNITLKQPNELKTLFKSLYEKRVFYDRDDEANPYDGGYLYDLYSLFLNSNNGEGFGEWIREKNPAHELYTAIYEDVVIEFNELKIKYGYANFDDLLTIMLENQKEKEFDFKEILVDEYQDTNPLQGRLLDGFKPKSLFCVGDYDQSIYAFNGSDIGIISTFSTRYNSANVFTLRKNYRSTRPILELATKVIEHNERVYEKNLEVMRTDTTIKPKLLEFTELFQQYHHISDLISKSSSPHSEIAIIFRNNSSADGIEANLREYGIPAKRKGGMSFFDSVEIKFVLDVLVMQLSHNDMMAFIHVLEHGKGIGKAIAKDIFDALIKLGSGDMFKGLFHPDANINNPYESNKVKNIQLGLFDDFLELGSISKFKDCNFEEAFLSNPILKHPKLSVDGAKYIYDFYLLIKHLRRTKNPDSLVTSITSSMMYSKIKESLAIKRATQKDGTINAIQKAKALAKINRKVMLLKNLSRNFHDLSKFVNSMILGGSEMSEGDGVNLLSVHASKGLEFKEVYVIDLMDGRFPNRKLMSKGGSLEEERRLFYVAVTRAKDILYLSYAKYDKVKRMDFIHSPFLKEAGLVAKTSEEN; via the coding sequence ATGCCTCTATCCAATTTAAATAAAGAACAATTAAGTGCAGCTACTTGTGATAGGGGATATAACCTTATTATTGCAAGTGCAGGAACAGGAAAAACATCAACTATTGTTGGAAGAATTGCAAATCTAATTAATAATGGAACAAAACCTGAAGAAATACTCCTATTAACTTTTACAAATAAAGCAGCAGCTGAAATGGTAGCACGAGTTGCAAAATTTTTTGGAAAAGATATTGCAAAACAAATTATGGCGGGTACTTTTCATTCTGTTTCATATAAACTTCTTAAACAACTTGAAGTGAATATAACATTAAAACAACCTAATGAATTAAAAACATTATTTAAATCTCTATATGAGAAAAGAGTTTTTTATGATAGAGATGATGAAGCCAATCCATATGATGGTGGATATTTATATGATTTATACTCTTTATTTTTAAATTCAAATAATGGTGAAGGTTTTGGAGAATGGATAAGAGAAAAAAATCCAGCACATGAACTTTATACGGCAATTTATGAAGATGTAGTAATAGAATTTAATGAATTGAAAATTAAATATGGTTATGCAAATTTTGATGATTTATTAACAATTATGCTGGAAAATCAAAAAGAAAAAGAGTTTGACTTTAAAGAAATTTTAGTAGATGAATATCAAGATACAAATCCTTTACAAGGAAGGCTTTTAGATGGGTTTAAACCAAAATCGCTTTTTTGTGTAGGTGATTATGACCAAAGTATTTATGCTTTCAATGGTTCTGATATTGGTATTATTTCTACTTTTTCAACTAGATATAATAGTGCAAATGTTTTTACTTTACGGAAAAACTATCGTTCTACTAGGCCTATATTAGAATTAGCAACAAAAGTAATTGAACATAATGAAAGAGTTTATGAAAAAAATCTTGAAGTAATGAGAACGGATACTACTATAAAACCTAAGCTTTTAGAATTTACAGAGCTTTTCCAGCAATATCATCATATTTCAGATTTAATATCAAAAAGTTCATCTCCTCATAGTGAAATAGCAATTATTTTTAGAAATAATTCAAGTGCTGATGGAATAGAAGCAAATCTACGTGAGTATGGAATTCCTGCTAAGAGAAAAGGTGGAATGTCTTTTTTCGATTCTGTTGAAATAAAGTTTGTATTAGATGTTCTTGTAATGCAACTTTCACACAATGATATGATGGCATTTATACATGTTTTAGAACATGGAAAAGGAATAGGGAAAGCAATTGCAAAAGATATTTTTGATGCATTAATAAAGCTTGGTTCAGGAGATATGTTCAAAGGACTTTTCCATCCAGATGCAAATATAAATAATCCATATGAATCTAATAAAGTCAAAAATATACAGCTTGGTCTTTTTGATGATTTTCTAGAATTAGGTTCAATATCTAAATTTAAAGATTGCAATTTTGAAGAAGCATTTTTATCAAATCCTATTTTAAAACATCCAAAACTTAGTGTTGATGGTGCAAAATATATTTATGATTTTTATTTATTAATTAAACATTTAAGACGTACGAAAAATCCTGATTCTTTAGTTACAAGTATTACTTCTTCTATGATGTATTCTAAGATAAAAGAATCATTAGCAATTAAAAGAGCAACACAAAAAGATGGAACAATAAATGCCATCCAAAAAGCAAAAGCGTTAGCTAAGATTAATAGAAAAGTGATGCTTTTGAAAAATTTATCTAGAAATTTTCATGATCTCTCAAAGTTTGTTAACTCTATGATTTTAGGTGGAAGTGAAATGAGTGAAGGCGATGGCGTAAATCTTCTTTCTGTTCATGCAAGTAAAGGTTTAGAGTTCAAAGAAGTATATGTAATAGACCTTATGGATGGACGTTTCCCTAATAGAAAATTAATGAGCAAAGGTGGAAGTCTAGAAGAAGAAAGACGACTTTTCTATGTAGCAGTTACAAGAGCTAAAGATATACTTTATTTAAGCTATGCAAAATATGATAAAGTAAAAAGGATGGATTTTATCCATTCTCCTTTCTTAAAAGAAGCAGGTTTAGTTGCAAAAACTTCAGAAGAGAATTAA
- a CDS encoding sulfite oxidase heme-binding subunit YedZ → MKRVLLFIVLLIPLGYLSFELFIIQDVKDPIKYIYTVTGATATVILFATISLSLIKKWINLIKYRRMFGLFGFFYALLHFLNFFILDAELDFSFVVKETLDKPFIYLGMISLFILIFMAITSTKKLFRKYNKYHKSVYIALILITIHFIMAQKSLSILQLGYVVTILIIAYCKLLQQIINKNRA, encoded by the coding sequence ATGAAAAGAGTATTACTATTTATAGTTTTGTTAATTCCTTTAGGATATTTATCTTTTGAATTGTTTATTATTCAAGATGTAAAAGATCCTATAAAATATATTTACACAGTTACAGGAGCAACTGCTACAGTAATACTATTTGCTACTATTTCTTTATCATTGATAAAAAAATGGATAAATTTAATCAAATATAGAAGAATGTTTGGGCTATTTGGGTTTTTTTATGCTCTCCTACATTTTTTGAATTTCTTTATCTTAGATGCAGAATTAGATTTTTCATTTGTAGTAAAAGAGACTTTAGATAAACCATTTATCTATTTAGGAATGATTTCTTTGTTTATTTTAATTTTTATGGCAATCACATCAACAAAAAAACTTTTCAGAAAATATAATAAGTATCATAAGTCTGTTTATATAGCACTTATTTTAATTACGATACATTTTATTATGGCTCAAAAGTCTTTAAGTATACTACAGTTAGGTTATGTAGTTACAATTTTAATAATTGCATATTGTAAATTGTTGCAGCAAATTATTAATAAAAATAGAGCTTAA
- the msrP gene encoding protein-methionine-sulfoxide reductase catalytic subunit MsrP — translation MNIIKKPSWHIDDSEITSKELFDKRRTFLKLGAASVIAGSSIVEALAKEQIPIANLQYIKDKNINDLDLNTYDQITSYNNFYEFTTSKEGVKPLAHTLKTENWKIEIDGLVEKPMTVDFDDLIKKFALEERIYRFRCVEGWSMVVPWVGFTLADLIKYVKPLSGAKYVRFETLLDPAMFPDQNRGVLSTISYPYVEGLRMDEAMNDLTLMAVGLYGSSMPKQNGAPIRLVVPWKYGFKSIKSISKISFVDKEPLNSWKKENPKEYGFYANVNPEVDHPRWSQARERVLGKFFKQKTQMFNGYSKEVAHMYKGMDLTKFI, via the coding sequence ATGAATATAATTAAAAAACCATCTTGGCATATAGATGATAGTGAGATTACTTCAAAAGAATTGTTTGATAAACGTAGAACGTTTCTAAAATTAGGTGCTGCATCAGTGATTGCAGGCTCTTCAATTGTAGAAGCTTTGGCCAAAGAGCAGATTCCTATTGCTAATCTTCAGTATATTAAAGATAAGAATATAAATGATTTAGATTTAAATACTTACGATCAAATCACTTCATATAATAACTTCTATGAATTCACAACAAGTAAAGAAGGTGTAAAACCCCTTGCACATACTCTTAAAACAGAAAATTGGAAAATTGAAATTGATGGTTTAGTTGAAAAACCTATGACTGTAGATTTTGATGATTTAATTAAGAAGTTTGCTTTAGAAGAAAGAATTTATAGATTTAGATGTGTAGAAGGTTGGTCTATGGTTGTACCATGGGTTGGTTTTACTTTAGCAGATTTAATTAAATATGTAAAACCTTTATCTGGTGCAAAATATGTAAGGTTTGAAACTTTATTAGACCCTGCTATGTTCCCTGATCAAAATAGAGGAGTTCTTTCAACTATTTCTTATCCTTATGTTGAAGGTTTACGAATGGATGAAGCAATGAATGATTTAACTTTAATGGCAGTTGGATTATATGGTTCTTCTATGCCAAAACAAAATGGTGCTCCTATTAGACTTGTAGTCCCTTGGAAATACGGATTTAAATCTATTAAATCAATATCAAAAATTTCATTTGTTGATAAAGAACCTTTAAATTCTTGGAAAAAAGAGAACCCTAAAGAATATGGATTTTATGCGAATGTAAATCCAGAAGTTGATCACCCTAGATGGTCACAAGCGCGAGAAAGGGTTTTAGGAAAATTCTTTAAACAAAAAACACAAATGTTTAATGGATATTCAAAAGAAGTAGCTCATATGTATAAAGGAATGGACTTAACTAAGTTCATATAA
- a CDS encoding NnrS family protein, producing MFTTDQENVQTPNENGFQVWYKKFSSQPHQPFFTNGIIFFILFMGLLLGSYTNILTLENTVLDFHAYTMVFVVFIQFFLGFLFVVFPRFLMQAEIESKVYMKNFLFYFICSIGIFFSFLFSLNIHFLFIPILFVTQIFSFRLLYLIHKKSIMKDKNDTKWVLIFFSAGLVTHYLFILSLIDFSYAYQIKQIAINSGFYLFIFGIIFTISQRMIPFFTSMKVQGYVINKSKNLMEILFGLLVLKVIILSFGIVELNIIADVPLFILFVRELIKWKLPVFNTIAIMWVLFISLYWIPFAFFISILESLSAIFNTGIVFEKVVVHTIAVGYFITVLIGFGTRVVLGHSGQTPHADKFAISIFIAVQVIAFLRIFASLSSNINLDYIFFINLSSFLLIAGLLIWSSRYLIILLKGK from the coding sequence ATGTTTACGACTGATCAAGAAAACGTACAAACACCAAATGAAAATGGATTTCAAGTTTGGTATAAAAAGTTTTCATCACAACCTCACCAACCTTTTTTTACAAATGGTATTATATTTTTTATTTTATTTATGGGTCTACTTTTAGGTTCTTATACAAATATCTTGACACTTGAAAATACAGTTTTAGATTTTCATGCATATACTATGGTTTTTGTAGTATTTATTCAATTCTTTTTAGGTTTTCTTTTTGTTGTTTTTCCAAGATTTTTAATGCAAGCAGAGATAGAATCAAAAGTTTATATGAAAAACTTTTTGTTTTATTTTATATGTTCTATTGGCATATTCTTTTCTTTTCTTTTTTCTTTAAATATTCATTTTTTATTTATACCAATACTTTTTGTGACACAAATCTTTAGTTTTAGATTACTATATTTAATACATAAAAAAAGTATTATGAAAGATAAAAATGATACAAAATGGGTTCTTATATTTTTTAGTGCAGGTTTAGTAACTCATTATTTATTTATTCTTTCTTTAATAGATTTTTCTTATGCATATCAAATAAAACAAATTGCAATTAATAGTGGTTTCTATTTGTTTATATTTGGAATAATATTTACTATATCTCAAAGAATGATTCCTTTCTTTACATCAATGAAAGTTCAAGGTTATGTAATAAATAAAAGTAAAAACTTAATGGAAATTTTATTTGGCTTACTAGTTCTAAAAGTTATTATTTTAAGTTTTGGAATAGTTGAGTTAAATATAATTGCAGATGTACCTCTTTTTATATTATTTGTTAGAGAATTAATAAAATGGAAATTACCAGTTTTTAATACTATTGCAATTATGTGGGTTTTATTTATCTCTTTATATTGGATTCCTTTTGCATTTTTTATCTCAATTTTAGAATCTTTAAGTGCAATATTTAATACAGGTATAGTTTTTGAAAAAGTAGTTGTCCATACTATTGCGGTTGGATATTTTATAACTGTATTAATTGGATTTGGAACAAGGGTTGTCTTAGGTCATTCAGGACAAACTCCCCATGCGGATAAATTTGCTATTTCTATTTTTATTGCAGTGCAAGTGATTGCTTTTTTAAGAATTTTTGCATCATTAAGCTCAAATATAAATTTAGATTATATCTTCTTTATAAATCTATCTTCTTTTCTACTAATTGCAGGCCTACTTATATGGTCTTCTAGATATTTGATTATTCTTTTAAAAGGGAAATAA
- the prx-suh gene encoding thiol peroxidase Prx-SUH, with protein sequence MATTKLKGNVVNLSGAELNVGAVAPVVKVVAQDLSEVEVGGQKGKAQIIVVVPSLDTPVCAAETRKFNEEAAKIENAEVTVVSMDLPFAMGRFCTTEGIENLTVASDFRNKAFSKFYGVLIADGPLAGVTCRAVFVVNASGVITYKEICPEITEEPNYEGALAAAKDATSTSCCGTCQ encoded by the coding sequence ATGGCAACAACAAAATTAAAAGGTAATGTAGTAAATTTAAGTGGAGCAGAATTAAATGTTGGTGCAGTAGCACCAGTAGTAAAAGTAGTGGCTCAAGATTTATCAGAAGTAGAAGTAGGTGGTCAAAAAGGTAAAGCTCAGATTATTGTAGTAGTACCATCTTTAGACACTCCTGTATGTGCTGCTGAAACAAGAAAGTTCAATGAAGAAGCTGCAAAAATTGAAAATGCAGAAGTAACTGTAGTATCTATGGATTTACCATTTGCAATGGGAAGATTTTGTACAACTGAAGGAATTGAAAATTTAACAGTTGCAAGTGATTTCAGAAATAAAGCATTCTCAAAATTTTATGGTGTATTAATTGCTGATGGACCATTAGCAGGTGTAACTTGTAGAGCAGTATTTGTAGTTAATGCTTCAGGTGTTATCACATATAAAGAAATTTGTCCAGAAATTACAGAAGAACCAAATTATGAAGGTGCATTAGCAGCAGCTAAAGATGCAACTTCAACTTCTTGTTGTGGAACTTGTCAATAA
- the tpx gene encoding thiol peroxidase: MATTNLKGNLVNLSGTEVNVGDKAPVVNVVAQDLSEVQVGGKAQVIVVVPSLDTPVCAAETRKFNEEAAKSDAEVVVVSMDLPFAMGRFCTTEGIENLKVGSDFRNKDFANAYGVLIADGPLAGVTCRAIFVTDANGVVTYKEICPEITEEPNYEGALSAIN, from the coding sequence ATGGCAACAACTAATCTTAAAGGTAACCTAGTTAATTTAAGTGGAACAGAAGTAAATGTGGGTGATAAAGCACCTGTAGTAAATGTAGTAGCTCAAGATTTATCAGAAGTTCAAGTAGGTGGAAAAGCTCAAGTTATCGTAGTAGTACCATCACTAGATACTCCTGTATGTGCTGCAGAAACTAGAAAATTCAATGAAGAAGCTGCAAAATCTGATGCAGAAGTTGTAGTAGTTTCTATGGATTTACCGTTTGCAATGGGAAGATTTTGTACAACTGAAGGAATTGAGAATTTAAAAGTAGGTTCTGATTTTAGAAATAAAGATTTTGCAAATGCATATGGTGTATTAATTGCTGATGGACCATTAGCAGGTGTAACTTGTAGAGCAATATTTGTAACAGATGCAAATGGAGTAGTTACATATAAAGAAATTTGTCCAGAAATAACTGAAGAACCTAACTATGAAGGTGCTTTATCAGCTATTAACTAA